A single region of the Coregonus clupeaformis isolate EN_2021a chromosome 16, ASM2061545v1, whole genome shotgun sequence genome encodes:
- the LOC121584957 gene encoding ankyrin repeat and death domain-containing protein 1A-like, which yields MVVWQGKYKAEKQRLYKAETAQAPGRSHQIFTMERRSLKEIKFLKERMGAQLKELNLNPKTRENTKKAVKGFTDFIQNKETEETDNSYDNKEMLLALEKEYIDAAKINDVQTMKLLGRAVNVDAKNLHDRTALHYAVAGKNIEAVQVILQRRANLNQADKHGVTAIHLAAWFGSVPILKLLVQGGADPGVQNVVGMNILHCAAINNHTDIVTFIIYDLMMKELDKEDLSGHRAFALAAEHGSVEMLQMLMEEAYNMATMEEDQNGDTPLHLAASNGHLDAVQLLLKSFDTRDEVNMVGETALYLAADAAHEDCVQALLEAGCDLNIVTMSQCSALHPVSEKGHTSLVKLLIENSAQMDLQNQHLQAPLYLAVKNCHIPVIHTLLEAGCNINITDHRSQTVLHVAAELARVDIVDMLLKAGMDLTLLDKQGKTALGVAARADEVIIVDMIIKAERYFTWRRANTELNENLHSQCPLTFKIDHRAESKQVRGTAWHLAYHLLEPGDWKRLALHWNFTEQQVAAIEVQWTGKRSYQDHGNRMLLIWLHGSELAQRNPAKELYQGLLAIGKKTIADKIRMDTEEGDIKKCILS from the exons ATGGTTGTTTGGCAAGGCAAGTATAAAGCAGAGAAGCAGAGGTTGTATAAAGCAGAGACAGCCCAGGCTCCAGGAAGAAGTCACCAGATATTCACTATGGAGAGAAGGTCCTTGAAGGAGATAAAGTTTCTGAAGGAGAGGATGGGGGCGCAGCTGAAGGAGCTAAACCTGAACCCTAAAACACGAGAAAACACGAAAAAAGCAGTGAAGGGATTCACAGACTTTATACAGAACAAGGAGACGGAGGAGACAGACAACAGCTACGATAACAAAGAGATGT TGTTGGCGCTAGAGAAGGAGTACATTGACGCAGCAAAAATAAATGATGTACAGACCATGAAGCTTCTGGGGAGGGCGGTCAATGTCGACGCAAAGAACTTG CATGATCGTACTGCCCTGCACTATGCAGTAGCTGGAAAAAACATAGAGGCCGTCCAAGTCATTCTACAGCGCAGAGCAAATCTCAATCAAGCGGACAAG CATGGAGTGACAGCCATCCACCTGGCTGCCTGGTTTGGGAGTGTACCCATCCTGAAGTTGCTTGTGCAGGGTGGTGCTGACCCAGGTGTTCAGAATGTG GTGGGAATGAACATCCTGCACTGTGCTGCTATCAACAACCACACCGACATAGTGACGTTCATTATCTACGACTTGATGATGAAAGAGCTGGACAAAGAGGACCTG tctgGACACAGGGCGTTTGCGTTGGCAGCAGAGCATGGCTCTGTAGAGATGCTGCAGATGTTGATGGAGGAGGCATACAATATGGCCACCATGGaggaagaccag AATGGGGACACACCTCTGCACTTGGCTGCCAGCAATGGCCATTTGGACGCCGTTCAGCTACTGTTGAAGAGCTTTGATACCCGTGATGAAGTCAATATG GTTGGGGAGACAGCTCTGTACCTGGCTGCTGACGCTGCCCATGAGGACTGTGTCCAGGCTCTGTTGGAGGCAGGCTGTGACCTAAACATTGTCACCATG AGCCAATGCTCTGCTCTACACCCTGTCTCAGAGAAGGGCCACACGTCATTGGTGAAACTCCTCATAGAGAACTCGGCCCAGATGGACTTACAAAACCAG CACCTCCAGGCTCCTCTCTACCTGGCAGTGAAGAACTGTCACATCCCTGTCATCCACACACTGCTGGAGGCTGGCTGCAACATCAACATCACTGATCAC AGGTCCCAGACTGTCCTGCATGTAGCAGCAGAGCTGGCCAGAGTGGACATTGTTGACATGCTTCTGAAAGCTGGGATGGACCTGACCCTCCTTGACAAG CAGGGTAAGACGGCACTGGGTGTGGCAGCCCGAGCAGACGAGGTCATCATCGTGGACATGATCATCAAGGCAGAGAGATATTTCACATGGAGGAGG GCCAACACTGAGCTTAATGAGAACCTTCACAGCCAGTGTCCGCTGACGTTTAAAATAGACCATCGCGCGGAGAGCAAACAGGTCCGCGGTACGGCCTGGCACCTGGCCTACCACCTGCTGGAGCCGGGTGACTGGAAGAGGCTGGCGCTGCACTGGAACTTCACTGAGCAGCAGGTGGCTGCCATCGAGGTGCAGTGGACAG GGAAGCGGAGCTACCAGGACCATGGGAACAGGATGCTGTTGATCTGGCTCCATGGGTCAGAGCTGGCCCAGAGGAATCCAGCTAAAGAGCTCTACCAGGGCCTGCTTGCCATAGGCAAAAAGACTATAGCAG ATAAAATACGAATGGACACAGAGGAAGGAGACATTAAGAAATGCATCCTTTCATAA
- the LOC121584953 gene encoding DNA polymerase kappa, with protein sequence MATGGTSSSSGEGFLSRMALNDNKAGMKGLDRDKINKIIMESSKGSRFYENELKKEQQVNQRIERMRLQKAHITEQQLSKAQAQVEKMTSDLERGRDLSHVIVHVDMDAFYAAVETRDCPDLMDKPMAVGSMSMLSTSNYHARKFGVRAAMPGFIAKKLCPNLVIVPTNFDKYRAVSAEVREVFADYDPHFLPMSLDEAFLDISEHLEQRRGWPEALRTHRLRLHTNNTGAARVEEHGDGLPETVGVESLSPVLFEDSPSSSPCLQDAAGGDVVVFGTCAEEAVREMRFRIEQKTSLTASAGIAPNMMLAKVCSDKNKPNGQYRLPSNRQAVIDFIQDLPVRKVSGIGKVTEKMLGVLGITSCSHLGQEMAMLTLLFSETSWHHFLHISLGLGSTHIERDGERKSMSTERTFGEMSALEEQFSLCRELCQDLAQDLQKEALKGKTVTLKLKNVNFEVKTRAWTLPCAVATMEELFAVAKNLLKTEIDNVSPQPLRLRLMGVRVSSFASADDKKPRQKSIVGFLQKNGADSSSPFQISSHKPVIEHQPKPPGQTKPSACPSLVQQSQGQEGHSWVPSRGGVEVGRTGETFQQSFLQRAHTQRQRLQVEREDPPENGDWNGLETRRGPASSATNTKDTQTHTQKNTNTSAETHISMSALTASDKMTHAPTASTTEAHASTSSCCSTEPESGTDSLTCPVCFRAVNTTDLTVFNRHVDQCLGGVTMGQNNHTDTEIERGPSVCEEEVEKEITVGERKWEEGVMEKGRELLRRCMLDSVGLRLDSSAGDHIEDTTGLLLYETSTANISLNTVGLNPVCLNTCPNGGVSICRGTDPNTLNGSSQSDPHVRVCLLSPGGPRPMTTPKPESHDHRGPTLTCPVCLETQDTNDLILFNRHVDLCLNQEVLHELGGLASMDRTPHNAPPAAHKEREQPLQRAPQKGKSKRRGLSPPPPPKKAKALGPARNTIDKFFR encoded by the exons ATGGCGACAGGGGGGACCTCCTCTTCCAGTGGGGAGGGCTTCCTCTCCAGAATGGCCCTCAATGACAACAAGGCTGGAATGAAGGGCCTTGACAGGGACAAGATAAACAAGATCATCATGGAGTCCTCTAAG GGCTCCAGGTTCTATGAGAACGAGCTGAAGAAGGAACAGCAGGTGAACCAGCGCATTGAGAGGATGAGGCTGCAGAAAGCACACATCACTGAGCAACAGCTGAGCAAAGCTCAAGCACAG GTGGAGAAGATGACCTCTGACCTGGAGAGGGGTCGTGACCTGAGCCATGTCATTGTGCACGTGGATATGGATGCCTTCTACGCTGCGGTGGAGACGAGAGACTGTCCTGACCTGATGGACAAACCCATGGCTGTGGGCTCCATGAGCATGTTG TCAACATCCAACTACCATGCCAGGAAGTTTGGGGTCCGTGCCGCCATGCCTGGCTTCATCGCAAAGAAGCTCTGCCCAAACCTGGTTATTGTTCCAACCAACTTTGACAAATACAGAGCAGTGAGCGCTGAA GTCCGGGAGGTCTTTGCAGACTATGACCCTCACTTCCTGCCCATGAGTCTCGACGAAGCATTCCTGGACATCAGTGAGCACCTTGAGCAGAGGAGGGGCTGGCCAGAGGCCCTCCGTACCCACCGTCTCCGTCTCCACACCAACAACACTGGGGCAGCTAGAG ttgaagAGCATGGTGATGGCCTACCTGAGACAGTAGGGGTAGAGAGTTTGTCTCCTGTTCTGTTTGAGGACAGCCCCAGCTCCTCCCCCTGTCTGCAGGATGCTGCTGGGGGAGACGTGGTGGTGTTTGGGACCTGTGCCGAGGAGGCGGTGAGAGAGATGCGCTTCCGCATCGAGCAGAAGACCTCACTAACTGCCAGCGCAG gCATTGCCCCAAACATGATGCTGGCCAAGGTGTGTAGTGATAAGAACAAACCCAACGGCCAGTACAGACTCCCCTCTAACCGACAGGCTGTCATAGACTTCATACAGGACCTGCCAGTCCGGAAG GTCTCAGGCATTGGGAAGGTGACAGAGAAGATGCTGGGAGTTCTTGGTATCACCAGCTGTTCCCATCTTGGCCAGGAGATGGCGATGCTGACCCTGCTGTTCTCTGAGACGTCTTGGCATCACTTCCTCCACATCTCCCTGGGCCTGGGCTCCACACACATCGAGAG GGACGGAGAGAGAAAAAGCATGAGTACAGAGAG GACGTTTGGAGAGATGAGTGCATTAGAGGAGCAGTTCTCTCTGTGCAGGGAGCTGTGCCAAGACCTGGCTCAGGACCTGCAGAAGGAGGCTCTTAAG GGCAAGACGGTGACGTTGAAGCTGAAAAATGTCAACTTTGAGGTGAAAACCAGAGCGTGGACGTTGCCGTGTGCTGTTGCTACGATGGAAGAGCTCTTTGCTGTCGCTAAGAACTTGCTGAAGACTGAGATCGACAACGTCAGCCCCCAGCCACTGAGACTGAGGCTCATGG GCGTTCGAGTTTCCAGCTTCGCCAGCGCTGATGACAAGAAACCCCGGCAGAAGAGCATTGTGGGATTTCTCCAAAAAAATGGGGCTGACTCAAGTAGCCCCTTCCAGATCTCCTCCCACAAGCCTGTGATAGAGCATCAACCTAAGCCTCCAGGCCAGACCAAGCCCTCTGCCTGCCCTTCCCTGGTACAGCAGAGCCAGGGGCAGGAGGGTCACTCCTGGGTACCCAGCCGGGGAGGGGTGGAGGTTGGGAGGACTGGGGAGACCTTCCAGCAGTCCTTCTTGCAGAGAGCTCACACCCAGAGGCAGCGGCTGCAAGTTGAGAGAGAGGACCCACCAGAGAATGGAGATTGGAATGGCTTAGAGACCAGACGGGGCCCAGCCTCATCGGCCACCAACaccaaagacacacagacacatactcaGAAGAATACAAATACATCAGCAGAGACACACATCTCTATGAGTGCATTGACAGCTTCTGACAAAATGACACATGCACCTACAGCCAGCACCACAGAGGCCCATGCATCCACTTCATCATGCTGTTCAACAGAGCCAGAGTCAGGGACAGACAGTCTGACCTGCCCTGTGTGCTTCAGGGCTGTAAACACCACAGACCTGACAGTCTTCAACAGACATGTTGACCAGTGTCTCGGTGGGGTTACTATGGGGCAAAAcaaccacacagacacagaaataGAGAGAGGCCCCAGTGTCtgtgaggaggaggtggagaaagaGATAACTGTAGGGGAGAGGAAGTGGGAGGAGGGGGTGATGGAGAAAGGTAGGGAGCTACTCCGTAGGTGCATGTTGGACTCAGTGGGCCTTCGATTGGACTCTAGTGCAGGTGATCATATAGAGGACACTACAGGACTACTTCTATATGAGACTAGTACAGCTAATATTTCACTAAACACTGTGGGCCTGAACCCTGTCTGCCTTAACACTTGTCCAAATGGAGGTGTATCTATATGTAGAGGTACAGACCCTAACACCCTGAATGGTTCGTCTCAAAGTGACCCTCATGTTCGGGTTTGTCTGTTGTCCCCCGGTGGCCCTCGGCCAATGACTACGCCCAAGCCTGAGTCACATGACCACAGAGGCCCCACCCTCACCTGTCCAGTTTGTCTGGAGACCCAGGACACCAATGACCTCATCCTTTTTAACCGACACGTTGACCTCTGTCTGAACCAGGAAGTCCTGCATGAGCTTGGGGGACTGGCGTCTATGGACCGCACCCCCCACAATGCACCACCTGCTGCCCACAAAG agagagagcagccccTGCAGAGAGCGCCACAGAAAGGCAAGAGCAAAAG GAGAGGCTtgtctcccccacccccccctaaGAAGGCCAAAGCCCTTGGCCCAGCTAGGAACACCATTGACAAGTTCTTCAGGTGA